In Opitutus sp. ER46, one DNA window encodes the following:
- a CDS encoding methyl-accepting chemotaxis protein codes for MNWNLRNRIMIPTILLVVVIVAAIGVVSFEMSRRSLERALVRQNADICETALGSVERWIDTKQRDLLHWAGDARAAVALGDTPEAAATRAALQQDFVRAEQVIGGVVVHLLNPSGLVVASSSKESVGTLNLGDRSYFKQALKGENALSEVLLSRRTNQPIASLAVPVRDASGNIVGALAAIVDLASFSKTVIDHIRILDTGYVYLCDFNGLVIAHPDQAQILKLNLNESDWGRRILGGGDGTDRYIFNGQSRTVTFRTSKALRWVVVAVAKDAELNAPVWHMAKIVGLLGLAGIIVGGAVTMLIARTISRPLMRVAQELAEGASGTLGAAAQVSDSAQALAQGASEQAASLEETGASLEELESMTRGNTEGAQKAKGLAQSARASAETGATDMVEMERAMGAIKKSSDDIAKIIKTIDEIAFQTNILALNAAVEAARAGEAGAGFAVVADEVRTLAQRSANAAKETATMIDDAITNTAQGVTISGKVGKSLQEIVAHVRQLDEVAGEVATASIEQNTGIQQANTAVSQMDKVTQSNAASAEESAAAAEELNAQALSLNQIVVTLRSLVEGTREEAGAASETLRPAPSAPPGRPRTAAPLRTPAHDGPTTIVGRRG; via the coding sequence GTGAACTGGAACCTCCGTAATCGCATTATGATCCCGACGATCCTCCTGGTGGTCGTCATCGTCGCCGCCATCGGTGTCGTCAGTTTTGAGATGAGCCGGAGATCGCTCGAACGTGCGCTCGTCCGCCAGAACGCGGACATCTGCGAGACGGCCCTGGGCTCGGTGGAGCGCTGGATCGACACGAAGCAGCGGGACCTGCTGCACTGGGCGGGTGATGCACGCGCGGCGGTCGCGCTCGGCGACACGCCTGAAGCCGCGGCGACGCGGGCTGCGCTGCAGCAGGACTTCGTCCGTGCCGAGCAGGTCATCGGCGGCGTGGTGGTCCACCTCCTGAACCCCTCGGGGCTCGTGGTGGCGTCGTCGAGCAAGGAGTCAGTCGGCACGCTCAATCTCGGTGACCGCAGCTATTTCAAGCAGGCGCTCAAGGGGGAGAACGCGCTCTCCGAGGTGTTGCTGAGCCGGCGTACGAACCAGCCGATCGCGTCCCTGGCCGTGCCAGTGCGCGATGCGAGCGGCAACATCGTCGGCGCGCTCGCCGCGATCGTCGACCTCGCCTCGTTCAGCAAGACGGTGATCGATCATATCCGAATTTTGGACACGGGTTACGTGTACCTCTGCGATTTCAACGGCCTCGTGATCGCGCATCCGGACCAGGCGCAGATCCTGAAGCTGAACCTGAACGAATCCGACTGGGGGCGCCGCATCCTCGGCGGCGGCGACGGCACGGATCGCTACATTTTTAACGGCCAGTCCCGCACCGTGACCTTCCGCACCAGCAAGGCCCTCCGTTGGGTCGTGGTGGCGGTGGCGAAGGACGCGGAATTGAACGCGCCGGTCTGGCACATGGCCAAGATTGTCGGGCTGCTCGGGTTGGCCGGCATCATCGTCGGGGGGGCGGTCACCATGCTGATCGCCCGGACCATCTCCCGCCCGCTGATGCGTGTGGCGCAGGAACTGGCCGAAGGCGCGAGCGGCACGCTCGGTGCCGCGGCACAGGTCTCCGACAGTGCGCAGGCGCTCGCCCAGGGGGCGAGCGAACAGGCGGCGTCACTCGAGGAGACGGGCGCCTCGCTGGAGGAACTCGAATCGATGACCCGCGGCAACACCGAGGGCGCCCAGAAGGCCAAGGGCTTGGCGCAGAGCGCGCGGGCCTCGGCCGAGACTGGCGCGACGGACATGGTCGAGATGGAGCGCGCCATGGGCGCGATCAAGAAGTCGAGCGACGACATCGCGAAGATCATCAAGACGATCGACGAGATCGCGTTCCAGACGAACATCCTCGCCCTCAACGCGGCGGTGGAAGCCGCCCGGGCGGGTGAGGCGGGCGCGGGCTTTGCGGTGGTGGCCGACGAGGTGCGGACCCTGGCCCAGCGCAGCGCCAACGCGGCCAAGGAGACCGCGACGATGATCGACGACGCGATCACCAACACCGCGCAGGGCGTCACCATCAGCGGCAAGGTGGGCAAGTCTCTCCAGGAAATCGTGGCCCACGTCCGCCAGCTCGACGAGGTCGCTGGCGAGGTGGCCACCGCCTCGATCGAGCAGAACACCGGCATCCAGCAGGCGAATACCGCCGTCTCGCAGATGGACAAGGTGACGCAGAGCAATGCCGCGAGCGCCGAGGAGTCGGCCGCGGCGGCGGAAGAGCTGAATGCGCAGGCGCTGTCGCTGAACCAGATCGTGGTGACGCTCCGGAGCCTGGTGGAAGGCACGCGGGAAGAGGCGGGCGCCGCATCGGAAACGCTGCGGCCAGCGCCCTCGGCCCCGCCGGGACGGCCGCGGACGGCCGCCCCGCTCCGCACCCCTGCTCACGACGGTCCGACAACCATCGTCGGCCGCCGCGGATAA
- the metF gene encoding methylenetetrahydrofolate reductase [NAD(P)H]: MPPDRPISDLFAQRRPLRSLEFFPPKDDAGVAALRATATALRRMQPDFVSVTYGAGGSTRERTSQVSDLLKAEFGYTVMPHLTCVGHTRAELEAIADQIHARHFRNVMTLRGDPPKGATRFEVTRDGLRFASELVALLKARHADLCLGVGGYPEKHPEAPSPEADLDHLRRKVDAGAAFVTTQLFFDNAVYYRFVERCRAAGITVPIIPGIMPVQSLKQIQRFTSMCGASLPARLITRLEAAADETDVVEAIGIDWALTQIRDLLAQGAPGYHLYILNRAKAALTLAAGLAA, from the coding sequence ATGCCACCTGATCGTCCCATCTCCGATCTGTTTGCCCAGCGTCGGCCGTTGCGCTCGCTCGAATTCTTCCCCCCCAAGGACGACGCCGGCGTCGCGGCCCTCCGCGCCACCGCCACCGCCCTCCGGCGGATGCAGCCCGACTTCGTCTCCGTCACCTACGGCGCCGGCGGCAGCACCCGCGAACGCACGTCGCAGGTGAGTGACCTCCTCAAAGCCGAATTCGGTTACACGGTCATGCCGCACCTGACCTGTGTCGGGCACACCCGGGCCGAACTGGAGGCGATCGCCGACCAGATCCACGCCCGCCATTTTCGAAACGTCATGACGCTCCGCGGCGATCCGCCCAAGGGCGCGACCCGCTTCGAGGTCACCCGAGACGGGCTGCGCTTTGCGAGCGAACTCGTCGCGCTCCTGAAAGCGCGCCACGCCGACCTGTGTCTCGGCGTCGGCGGCTACCCGGAGAAGCACCCGGAGGCGCCTTCACCTGAGGCCGACTTGGATCACCTCCGGCGCAAGGTCGACGCCGGCGCGGCATTCGTCACCACCCAACTATTCTTCGACAACGCGGTGTACTACCGCTTCGTGGAGCGCTGCCGCGCCGCCGGCATCACCGTCCCCATCATCCCGGGGATCATGCCCGTACAGTCGCTCAAACAGATCCAGCGCTTCACCTCGATGTGCGGCGCCTCACTGCCCGCCCGGCTGATCACCCGGTTGGAAGCCGCGGCCGACGAGACCGACGTGGTCGAAGCCATCGGCATCGACTGGGCGCTCACGCAGATTCGTGACCTCCTCGCCCAGGGCGCGCCCGGTTATCACCTCTATATCCTCAACCGCGCGAAAGCCGCGCTCACCCTCGCGGCCGGCCTGGCCGCGTAG
- a CDS encoding translation initiation factor: protein MAKDKLSTDGGQNLAQNPFAALSNAGLPSAPAKPVVAKSGAKAPEPVPEKNRGRVDVRRETGGRGGKTVTVVSGFIGIGLPEKEQLAKKMRAACGCGGTVKDGAIEIQGDQRETVARILREAGFRPVFAGG, encoded by the coding sequence ATGGCCAAGGACAAGCTTTCAACCGACGGCGGGCAGAACCTCGCCCAGAATCCCTTTGCCGCGCTCAGCAACGCCGGATTGCCGTCCGCGCCGGCCAAGCCGGTCGTGGCGAAGTCGGGCGCGAAGGCGCCGGAGCCGGTGCCGGAGAAGAACCGTGGGCGGGTGGACGTCCGCCGGGAGACGGGCGGGCGGGGCGGCAAGACCGTGACGGTCGTCAGCGGGTTTATCGGGATCGGGCTGCCGGAGAAGGAACAGCTCGCGAAGAAGATGCGGGCGGCGTGCGGTTGCGGCGGCACCGTGAAGGACGGCGCCATTGAGATTCAGGGCGACCAGCGGGAAACGGTGGCGCGCATCCTGCGCGAGGCGGGTTTCCGGCCGGTGTTTGCCGGCGGGTAG
- a CDS encoding 2-oxoglutarate dehydrogenase E1 component, protein MNRPTVPTHANAAIIEAAYERWLQNADSVDPTWRAFFQGFSLGANGASPSALLASAGTAHPAAATPIIDSLKQSRVHQLINAYRSLGHLEAHLDPLNDAPPAHPKLSLDQFDLNAADLETAFDVGTYLGGGQMKLRDVLTELRRTYCDHVGVEYTHIQDVDVRTWLQERMESTRNQPDFKTTEKLRIFRRVVKAELFERFLHTRYVGQKRFSLEGAETMVAAVDAIVEHCPSVGVQEVVMGMAHRGRLNILTSVMRKSFDLLFEQFSENYIPETVGGDGDVKYHLGYEAVLQTASGKQVEIRLAANPSHLEIVNPVVEGKARARQRIRGDTETRKCVLPLLIHGDAAFAGQGIVAETLNFSQLPGYTTGGTIHFVINNQIGFTTEPEEARSTRYCTDVAKMIEAPVFHVNGDDPEAVCMVAQLALEFRERFGRDIVIDMYCYRKHGHNETDEPAFTQPLLYKQIATHPQISTVFSRKLIAEGSLTEAEADKVRTEYTAVLEKNFEQAKAAETAKSAKRAAAIEQRKFVGSTAVFQPDYHFKSVTTGVSAEVIAQVAERLTTLPPDFKANPKIKRFLDARAHAHQEGGPIDWGFAEALAFGTLLVEGTPVRLSGQDCERGTFSHRHAVLHDMESHATYTPLKSLAPNQALFCVYNSLLSEAGVLGFDYGYSLDYPNLLSIWEAQFGDFANGAQVVIDQFIASGESKWQRTSGLVLLLPHGYEGQGPEHSSARLERFLQLCAEDNIQVANITTPANFFHALRRQMRRDFQKPLIVMSPKSLLRHPGCVSRLDQFTHGGFQEILDDPAYLAGGHAPRTALPADATAPTRLILCSGKVYYDLVDYRTKHHVTDTAIVRLEQLYPLHRKRLAEIARKYEGARLVWAQEESANNGAWTWIAPQLTELFGRAPLYAGRDASASPAVGSLALHKLELAALLKDAFSL, encoded by the coding sequence ATGAACCGTCCCACCGTTCCCACGCACGCGAACGCCGCCATCATCGAGGCGGCCTACGAGCGCTGGCTGCAGAACGCCGACTCGGTCGATCCCACCTGGCGCGCCTTCTTCCAGGGTTTCAGCCTGGGCGCCAACGGCGCGTCCCCCTCCGCCCTTCTCGCCTCCGCCGGCACCGCCCACCCGGCGGCCGCCACCCCCATCATCGACAGCCTCAAGCAGTCGCGCGTCCACCAGCTCATCAACGCGTACCGCTCCCTCGGCCACCTCGAGGCCCACCTCGACCCCCTCAACGACGCCCCGCCGGCCCACCCGAAGCTTTCCCTCGACCAGTTCGACCTCAACGCCGCCGATCTCGAGACCGCGTTCGACGTCGGCACCTACCTCGGTGGCGGCCAGATGAAGCTGCGCGACGTCCTCACCGAGCTCCGCCGCACCTACTGCGACCATGTCGGCGTCGAGTACACGCATATCCAGGACGTTGACGTCCGCACCTGGCTCCAGGAGCGCATGGAATCCACGCGCAACCAGCCCGACTTCAAGACCACCGAGAAGCTCCGCATCTTCCGCCGCGTCGTAAAGGCCGAGCTCTTCGAGCGCTTCCTCCACACGCGCTACGTTGGCCAGAAGCGCTTCTCCCTCGAGGGCGCCGAAACCATGGTCGCCGCGGTCGACGCCATCGTGGAGCACTGCCCCAGTGTCGGCGTGCAGGAGGTCGTCATGGGCATGGCTCACCGTGGCCGGCTCAACATCCTCACCAGCGTCATGCGCAAGTCCTTCGACCTGCTGTTCGAGCAGTTCTCGGAGAACTACATCCCCGAGACCGTCGGCGGTGACGGCGACGTGAAGTACCACCTCGGCTACGAGGCCGTGCTCCAGACCGCCTCCGGCAAGCAGGTCGAGATCCGCCTCGCCGCCAACCCGTCCCACCTCGAGATCGTCAACCCTGTCGTCGAGGGCAAGGCTCGCGCTCGCCAGCGCATCCGTGGCGACACCGAGACGCGCAAGTGCGTCCTCCCACTGCTCATTCACGGCGACGCCGCGTTCGCCGGCCAGGGCATCGTCGCCGAGACGCTCAATTTTTCCCAGCTCCCGGGCTACACCACCGGCGGCACGATCCACTTCGTCATCAACAACCAGATCGGCTTCACCACCGAGCCCGAGGAGGCACGCTCCACCCGCTACTGCACCGACGTCGCCAAGATGATCGAGGCCCCAGTCTTCCACGTGAACGGCGACGATCCCGAGGCCGTCTGCATGGTCGCGCAGCTCGCGCTCGAGTTCCGCGAGCGCTTCGGCCGCGACATCGTCATCGACATGTATTGCTACCGGAAGCACGGGCACAACGAGACCGACGAGCCCGCCTTCACCCAGCCGCTGCTCTACAAGCAGATCGCGACCCACCCGCAGATCTCCACCGTCTTCAGCCGCAAGCTCATCGCCGAGGGTTCGCTCACCGAAGCCGAGGCCGACAAGGTCCGCACCGAGTACACCGCCGTGCTCGAGAAGAACTTCGAGCAGGCCAAGGCCGCCGAGACCGCCAAGAGCGCCAAGCGCGCCGCCGCCATCGAGCAGCGCAAGTTCGTCGGCTCCACCGCGGTCTTCCAGCCCGACTACCACTTCAAGTCCGTCACCACCGGGGTCTCCGCCGAGGTCATCGCGCAGGTCGCCGAGCGGCTCACCACGTTGCCGCCCGACTTCAAGGCCAACCCCAAGATCAAGCGCTTCCTCGACGCCCGCGCCCACGCCCACCAGGAGGGCGGTCCCATCGACTGGGGCTTCGCCGAAGCCCTCGCGTTCGGCACGCTCCTCGTCGAGGGCACGCCCGTTCGCCTCAGCGGCCAGGACTGCGAGCGCGGCACGTTCAGCCACCGCCATGCCGTGCTCCACGACATGGAGTCGCACGCCACCTATACCCCGCTCAAGAGCCTCGCCCCCAACCAGGCGCTCTTCTGCGTGTACAACTCGCTGCTGTCGGAGGCGGGTGTCCTCGGCTTCGACTACGGCTACTCCCTCGACTACCCCAACCTCCTCAGCATCTGGGAGGCCCAGTTCGGCGACTTCGCCAACGGCGCCCAGGTCGTCATCGACCAGTTCATCGCCAGCGGGGAATCGAAGTGGCAGCGCACCAGCGGCCTCGTCCTCCTCCTGCCACACGGCTACGAGGGCCAGGGTCCCGAACACTCCTCCGCCCGGCTCGAACGCTTTCTCCAGCTCTGCGCCGAGGACAACATCCAGGTCGCCAACATCACCACGCCCGCGAACTTCTTCCACGCCCTCCGCCGCCAGATGCGGCGCGACTTCCAGAAGCCGCTCATCGTGATGTCGCCCAAGTCCCTCCTGCGCCACCCGGGCTGCGTCTCCCGGCTCGATCAGTTCACCCACGGGGGCTTCCAGGAGATTCTCGACGACCCCGCCTACCTCGCCGGCGGCCACGCGCCGCGCACCGCCCTCCCGGCCGACGCCACCGCACCCACCCGCCTCATTCTCTGCTCCGGCAAGGTCTATTACGACCTCGTCGACTACCGCACCAAGCACCACGTCACCGACACCGCGATCGTGCGCCTCGAGCAGCTCTACCCGCTCCACCGCAAGCGGCTCGCCGAGATCGCCCGCAAGTACGAGGGCGCCCGGCTCGTCTGGGCGCAGGAGGAGTCCGCCAACAACGGCGCGTGGACCTGGATCGCCCCGCAGCTCACGGAGCTGTTCGGCCGCGCCCCCCTCTACGCCGGCCGCGACGCCTCCGCCTCTCCCGCTGTCGGCTCCCTCGCCCTCCACAAGCTCGAGCTCGCCGCCCTTCTCAAGGACGCGTTTAGTCTGTAA
- the odhB gene encoding 2-oxoglutarate dehydrogenase complex dihydrolipoyllysine-residue succinyltransferase: MPLLEVKIPPMGESITSGILAKWHVNDGDVVKKDQPLFELETDKITSEGTAEAAGKISLKVATGDEVKIGQVVATIDPAASDAAPASPVGTTSGGKSGTSTSVLPNPYAPPGSAQANEAVAQSPAVRRLAAETGIDPAKVSGTGKAGRVTKGDMLAAQEATAAPSPSPAPAPSPALPTAPINAPTPPAAPKADSPRQTRRKLTPLRARIAQRLVAAQQEAAMLTTFNEADMSAVMVLRAKYQDDFVKRHGIKLGFMSFFAKAVVHALKEVPAVNAQLDGDQIVENHYYDIGIAVSTDRGLMVPVIRNCDTLGMADIEKAIADSAKRAREGKITLPDLEGGVFTITNGGIFGSMLSTPILNPPQSAILGLHAINERPIALNGQVVIRPMMYLALSYDHRLVDGREAVTFLVKVKQAIEDPSRLLLGA, translated from the coding sequence ATGCCGCTCCTCGAAGTCAAAATTCCGCCGATGGGCGAATCCATCACCTCCGGCATCCTCGCCAAGTGGCACGTCAACGACGGCGACGTCGTCAAAAAGGACCAGCCGCTGTTCGAGCTGGAGACCGACAAGATCACCTCCGAGGGCACGGCCGAGGCCGCCGGCAAGATCTCCCTCAAGGTGGCCACGGGCGACGAGGTGAAGATCGGCCAGGTTGTCGCCACGATCGATCCTGCCGCCAGCGACGCCGCCCCCGCCTCTCCGGTCGGCACCACCTCCGGCGGCAAGTCCGGCACCAGCACCTCCGTCCTGCCGAATCCTTACGCACCTCCGGGCTCGGCCCAGGCCAACGAAGCCGTTGCGCAGTCGCCCGCCGTCCGCCGGCTGGCCGCCGAGACCGGCATCGATCCCGCCAAAGTCTCCGGCACGGGCAAGGCCGGTCGCGTCACCAAGGGCGACATGCTCGCCGCCCAGGAAGCCACCGCCGCCCCATCGCCCTCGCCGGCTCCCGCTCCCTCGCCTGCGCTGCCCACCGCGCCCATCAATGCGCCGACGCCCCCCGCCGCGCCCAAGGCCGATTCGCCGCGCCAGACCCGCCGCAAGCTGACGCCCCTGCGCGCGCGCATCGCCCAGCGGCTCGTCGCCGCCCAGCAGGAGGCCGCCATGCTCACGACCTTCAACGAGGCCGACATGTCCGCTGTCATGGTCCTCCGCGCCAAGTACCAGGACGACTTCGTCAAGCGCCACGGCATCAAGCTCGGCTTCATGTCCTTCTTCGCCAAGGCCGTCGTCCACGCCTTGAAGGAGGTCCCGGCCGTCAACGCCCAGCTCGACGGCGACCAGATCGTCGAGAACCACTACTACGACATCGGCATCGCCGTCTCCACCGACCGCGGGCTGATGGTGCCGGTGATCCGCAACTGCGACACCCTCGGCATGGCCGACATCGAGAAGGCCATCGCCGACTCCGCCAAGCGCGCCCGCGAGGGCAAGATCACGCTCCCCGACCTCGAGGGCGGCGTCTTCACCATCACCAACGGCGGCATCTTCGGGTCGATGCTCTCCACGCCCATTCTCAACCCGCCGCAGAGCGCCATCCTGGGCCTCCACGCCATCAACGAGCGCCCGATCGCCCTCAACGGGCAAGTCGTCATCCGCCCGATGATGTATCTGGCGCTCAGTTACGACCACCGCCTCGTCGACGGCCGCGAAGCCGTCACCTTCCTCGTGAAGGTCAAGCAGGCCATCGAAGACCCCTCCCGACTCCTCCTGGGCGCCTGA
- the lpdA gene encoding dihydrolipoyl dehydrogenase: MDTYDLLVIGAGPGGYVCAFRAAQLGLKVALVEKRATLGGTCLNVGCIPSKALLHATEHVSWARHHAAEEGIKLGAVEVDLPTLLKRKDAVVTKLVGGVAQLAKARRITVLTGSAAFTGPKTVRVTPTAGAATEVTAAAIVIATGSAPVELPFLRFDGQTVVSSDHAIAFDRVPKQLVVVGGGAIGLELGSVWARLGSEVTVVEFLPKIIANYDDDIVRNFTRLLQKQGLKIETGAKVTGFAGGKLQAEREGQKLEFTADKVLVAVGRRPYTDGLGLENAGVALDEKKRIQVDAHLRTSAAGVWAIGDVVAGPMLAHKAEEDGVAVAEWIAGKAGHINWDLVPGIVYTSPEVAGVGLSEDAAKAKGIAVNVGRFNFGANGRAIAAGATDGYVKVIADAKTDRLLGAQILGANAGELISEIVTHLEYGGSAEDLARTIHAHPTMSEAVKEAGLAVSKSALHAL; this comes from the coding sequence ATGGACACCTACGACCTCCTCGTGATTGGCGCCGGACCCGGCGGCTATGTCTGCGCGTTTCGCGCGGCGCAGCTCGGGCTCAAGGTCGCGCTGGTTGAAAAGCGCGCCACGCTCGGCGGCACCTGCCTCAACGTCGGCTGCATCCCCAGCAAGGCGCTCCTGCACGCCACCGAACACGTCTCCTGGGCCCGCCACCACGCCGCCGAGGAGGGCATCAAGCTCGGCGCCGTCGAGGTCGACCTGCCCACGCTCCTCAAGCGCAAGGACGCCGTCGTCACCAAGCTCGTCGGCGGCGTCGCCCAGCTCGCCAAGGCCCGCCGCATCACCGTCCTCACCGGCAGCGCAGCCTTCACCGGACCCAAGACGGTCCGCGTGACGCCCACCGCCGGCGCCGCGACCGAAGTCACCGCCGCCGCCATCGTCATCGCGACTGGCTCCGCGCCCGTCGAGCTGCCGTTCCTCAGGTTCGACGGCCAGACCGTCGTCTCCTCCGACCACGCCATCGCGTTCGACCGCGTGCCGAAGCAGCTGGTGGTCGTGGGCGGCGGGGCCATCGGGCTCGAGCTCGGCTCGGTCTGGGCGCGCCTCGGCAGCGAGGTCACGGTCGTCGAGTTCCTGCCCAAGATCATCGCCAACTACGACGACGACATCGTCCGCAATTTCACCCGGCTCCTGCAGAAACAGGGGCTGAAAATCGAGACCGGCGCCAAGGTCACCGGCTTCGCCGGCGGCAAGCTGCAGGCGGAACGCGAGGGCCAGAAGCTCGAGTTCACTGCCGACAAGGTCCTCGTCGCCGTCGGCCGCCGCCCGTACACCGACGGGCTCGGACTCGAAAACGCGGGCGTGGCCCTCGACGAAAAGAAGCGTATCCAGGTCGACGCGCATTTGCGCACGAGCGCCGCGGGCGTGTGGGCCATCGGCGACGTGGTCGCCGGCCCGATGCTCGCCCACAAGGCCGAGGAGGACGGCGTCGCCGTTGCCGAGTGGATTGCCGGCAAGGCCGGCCACATCAACTGGGACCTCGTTCCCGGCATCGTTTACACCAGCCCCGAAGTCGCGGGCGTCGGCCTCAGCGAGGACGCCGCCAAGGCGAAGGGCATCGCGGTCAACGTGGGCCGCTTCAACTTCGGCGCCAACGGCCGCGCCATCGCGGCGGGCGCGACCGACGGCTACGTCAAGGTCATCGCCGACGCGAAGACCGACCGACTCCTGGGCGCGCAGATTCTCGGCGCCAACGCCGGCGAACTGATCAGCGAGATTGTCACGCACCTCGAATACGGCGGCAGCGCCGAGGACCTCGCCCGCACGATCCACGCCCACCCCACGATGAGCGAAGCCGTCAAGGAAGCCGGCCTCGCCGTCAGCAAATCCGCCCTCCACGCCCTGTAG
- a CDS encoding DMT family transporter, whose product MSDPVSFSFTRGQHARGLALMLFSTACFTTNVLLIRALGELQSVNVWLVSCARFLVGILVLATVYRREVQFARVFTRAKLAGRGVVGGLGVGVFYLTVVHIGAGRATFINNTYIIFGALLAVWILHEPFRRPLAIGSVGALLGLALLTNSFARGATIGVFDVVAIGGAIASAYVIVTIRLLHAEGEHTATIFAAQCVYGLLLCAIPAGMSWAPVTGVSWTLMVLAGLCAAGGQLAMTRAFRDLPVAEGSLLQMLVPLGIAVGGYLFFGEHFTPHELAGAALILAGTIFTVAKR is encoded by the coding sequence ATGAGCGATCCGGTCAGCTTTTCCTTCACGCGGGGCCAGCATGCGCGCGGCCTCGCCCTGATGCTGTTCTCCACGGCGTGTTTCACCACGAACGTGCTGCTGATCCGTGCGCTCGGCGAGCTGCAGTCGGTCAACGTGTGGCTGGTGAGCTGTGCCCGCTTCCTGGTGGGCATCCTCGTGCTGGCGACGGTGTACCGGCGCGAGGTGCAGTTCGCACGCGTGTTCACGCGGGCGAAGCTGGCGGGGCGGGGCGTCGTGGGCGGGCTGGGCGTGGGCGTTTTCTACCTGACGGTGGTGCACATCGGCGCGGGGCGGGCGACGTTCATCAACAACACGTACATCATCTTTGGCGCGCTGCTGGCGGTGTGGATCCTGCACGAGCCGTTCCGGCGTCCGCTGGCCATCGGCAGCGTGGGCGCGCTGCTGGGGTTGGCGCTGTTGACAAACTCCTTTGCGCGCGGCGCGACGATCGGGGTGTTCGACGTGGTGGCGATCGGCGGCGCGATTGCGAGCGCCTACGTGATCGTCACCATCCGGCTGCTGCACGCCGAGGGGGAGCACACCGCGACGATCTTCGCGGCACAGTGCGTGTACGGGCTGCTGCTGTGCGCGATCCCGGCGGGGATGAGCTGGGCGCCGGTGACGGGAGTCTCCTGGACGTTGATGGTGCTGGCGGGGCTGTGCGCGGCGGGCGGCCAACTGGCGATGACGCGGGCCTTCCGCGACCTGCCGGTGGCCGAGGGCTCGTTGTTGCAGATGCTGGTGCCGCTGGGGATTGCCGTGGGTGGCTACCTCTTCTTCGGCGAACACTTCACGCCCCACGAACTCGCCGGCGCCGCGCTCATTCTCGCCGGCACGATCTTCACGGTGGCGAAACGCTAG
- a CDS encoding HAD family hydrolase, which produces MKILLLWDIDGTLITSGRSGMRALHATLQEVFGITGTLDAIPFAGRTDRWILREVFRHFDIPVTEENIQKTFARYVELLPAMLAQNREGRVLPGVHEILQAAAAHGHIAQGLLTGNLKRGAELKLVHYGLWQHFPFGAFADDSELRDELGPWAVRRAQEHHRAQFAPANVWIIGDTQHDIACGKVIGARTLAVATGGHTLDQLRQHEPTVVLENLADTAAVLKLLAG; this is translated from the coding sequence GTGAAGATACTTCTCCTTTGGGACATCGACGGCACCTTGATCACGTCCGGCCGCTCCGGGATGCGCGCCCTGCACGCCACGTTGCAGGAGGTGTTCGGCATCACGGGCACGCTCGACGCGATCCCGTTCGCGGGCCGCACCGACCGCTGGATCCTCCGCGAGGTGTTCCGGCACTTCGACATCCCGGTCACCGAGGAGAACATCCAGAAGACCTTCGCCCGCTACGTCGAACTGCTGCCCGCCATGCTCGCGCAGAACCGCGAGGGCCGCGTCTTGCCCGGCGTCCACGAGATTCTGCAGGCGGCCGCCGCCCACGGGCACATCGCGCAGGGCCTCCTCACGGGCAACCTGAAGCGCGGCGCCGAGCTCAAGCTCGTCCATTACGGGCTCTGGCAGCATTTCCCGTTCGGCGCCTTCGCCGACGACAGCGAGTTGCGCGATGAGCTCGGCCCGTGGGCCGTCCGCCGCGCCCAGGAGCACCATCGCGCCCAGTTCGCGCCGGCCAATGTCTGGATCATCGGCGACACCCAGCACGACATTGCCTGCGGCAAGGTCATCGGCGCCCGGACCCTCGCCGTCGCCACCGGCGGCCACACGCTCGACCAGTTGCGCCAGCACGAGCCGACCGTCGTCCTCGAGAACCTCGCCGACACCGCCGCCGTCCTGAAGTTACTCGCCGGCTGA
- the rpiB gene encoding ribose 5-phosphate isomerase B yields the protein MSRTFTIAIGSDHAGFAYKEAIKAMLLEAGHTVRDFGTHSDAACDYPDFIRPVAEAVARGEFERGIVLGGSGNGEAIVANRVRGVRCGLCWNEQLAIWNRSHNDGNVLSLGQRTVTEAEALKIVRTWLATEFEGGRHLARIKKIDP from the coding sequence ATGTCTCGCACGTTCACCATCGCCATCGGCTCCGATCACGCCGGCTTCGCCTATAAGGAAGCCATCAAGGCCATGCTTCTGGAGGCCGGACACACGGTCAGGGATTTCGGCACCCACTCCGATGCCGCCTGCGATTACCCGGATTTCATCCGGCCGGTCGCCGAGGCAGTGGCGCGCGGTGAGTTCGAGCGCGGCATCGTGCTCGGCGGCTCCGGCAACGGGGAGGCGATCGTCGCCAACCGCGTGCGCGGCGTGCGTTGCGGGCTCTGCTGGAACGAGCAGCTCGCCATCTGGAACCGGTCGCACAACGACGGCAACGTGCTCTCCCTCGGCCAGCGGACCGTTACCGAAGCCGAGGCCCTGAAGATCGTCCGCACCTGGCTGGCCACCGAATTCGAAGGCGGCCGCCACCTCGCCCGGATCAAGAAGATCGACCCGTAA